The Mercenaria mercenaria strain notata chromosome 10, MADL_Memer_1, whole genome shotgun sequence genome contains a region encoding:
- the LOC123559781 gene encoding uridine phosphorylase 1-like isoform X2, translated as MKLLNENLKLLEEDHLYHIALSNVQDNLRELFGDVKFVCFGGQSTRMEKFASFISHELGLDASGPPKNYAGNTDRYAVYKAGPVLSVSHGIGIPSLSIIFQEIVKLVYYAGCHGVTFFRIGTSGGLGLEPGTVVVSERVVNGALEPFYKMVVLGKTVDRPAVVDETLVQELIDCRLNTDTFKTVKGTTLCADDFYEGQGRIDGAFCEHFDDEKFQWLRSLQENGVTNMEMESLGFIAMCHRANIKGAVCCVTLLDRFEGDGLTTNRKLLSEWQTYPQILVSRYIKQKLAETVNENS; from the exons ATGAAACTGCTTAACGAGAATCTAAAGCTGCTAGAGGAAGACCACTTGTATCATATTGCCCTCAGCAACGTGCAGGATAACCTCAGGGAACTCTTCGGAGATGTTAAG tttgtttgttttggcggCCAGTCAACCCGGATGGAAAAGTTTGCGAGCTTTATATCACATGAGCTCGGCCTTGATGCGTCTGGACCACCGAAGAATTACGCCGGCAACACGGACCGTTATGCCGTGTATAAGGCCGGTCCTGTTCTGTCTGTTAGC CATGGCATAGGTATTCCGTCACTGTCTATCATCTTTCAAGAAATCGTGAAACTCGTGTACTACGCTGGCTGTCATGGTGTGACGTTTTTCAGGATTGGAACCAGCGGTGGCCTAG gaTTAGAGCCTGGAACAGTTGTAGTCAGTGAAAGAGTTGTGAATGGGGCACTAGAGCCCttctacaaaatg GTAGTCCTTGGTAAGACAGTTGACCGGCCAGCTGTGGTGGACGAGACTCTGGTTCAGGAACTGATAGACTGTCGGCTCAATACAGACACGTTTAAAACTGTGAAAGGAACGACCTTGTGTGCTGACGACTTCTACGAag GTCAAGGTCGTATAGACGGAGCTTTCTGTGAGCACTTTGATGATGAAAAGTTTCAGTGGCTCCGATCACTTCAAGAAAATGGCGTTACTAATATGGAAATGGAATCTCTTGGCTTTATTGCCATGTGTCATCGAGCAAATATTAAAG GTGCTGTATGCTGTGTGACGCTGCTGGACCGATTTGAAGGTGATGGATTAACAACAAATCGGAAGCTACTGAGCGAATGGCAAACATATCCACAGATACTGGTGTCCagatatatcaaacaaaaattgGCAGAGACAGTAAATGAAAACAGCTAA